AAAATGCCTAATATATTTAACTTTTTAAAGAAACCTCCTCCCGCACTCCCCCCCATATCAGTTGACATGCATTCACACATTTTGCCGGGCCTGGATGACGGCTCCGGTAATCCCGATGAATCTATTGAAATGATCAAAGTGCTGATAGGTTTGGGCTTCAAAAAGCTGATAACCACCCCTCACATTATGGGTGATTATTACAAAAATACCCCTGAAATAATATTATCAAAGCTTAATGAGTTGAAAGAGATCATTAAAGAAAGAAAAATAGACATTGTACTGGAAAAAGCAGCAGAATATTACCTGGATGAATGGTTTATCCAAAAATTAAAAAATGAAGAAAAACTGCTGACTTTTGGTGATAATTACCTGCTTTTTGAAACGTCTTACCTGAATGAACCCGTCATGCTTAACGAAGCCATTTTCCTTATGAGATCTGCCGGATATAAACCCATAATAGGCCACCCCGAAAGATATACCTACCTTTATTCTGACTTTCAAAAATATAAAAACCTTTATGAGCAGGAAGTATTGTTCCAGTTAAATACCATTTCTTTATCGGGATATTATTCAAAGATGGCAAAAAAGATCGCTCATAAATTGATCGATAACAATATGATACGCTTTGTGGGCTCTGATCTTCATTCTACTAAACAAGCAGCGCTGCTCAAAAATGCTATGAAAACGAAGTATTACAGAAAGGTGTTGGGACTTGATTTAATGAATAATAGACTTTAGTAATATTTATAATTAGTATTCATTCGTATATTAGCATTTTATTACTTTGTATATTTCAATATTATGGAAAAACGCTGGCTTTACAAACCTTCACCAGACGCTGATATAGTCAGTGAGTTATCAAAAGCGATCAATATTAATGAAACTTTAGCCACGATACTGGTTCAGCGCAACATTGAAACCTATGACCAGGCAAAAGATTTCTTTCGACCCGCTCTTAACAAGCTCCACGATCCGTTTTTAATGAAAGATATGGATAAGGCAGTTGCCCGCATGAAAAAAGCGATCAGCAACAACGAAAAGATCCTGATCTATGGTGATTATGATGTGGATGGCACTACATCGGTGGCATTGGTTTATGGCTTCTTGAGAAACAAGTATGAAAATCTTGATTTTTACATTCCTGACAGGTATGTTGAAGGCTACGGCATTTCATTAAAAGGGATTGACTATGCTGCTGAAAATAATTTTTCGCTCATCATTTGCTTAGACTGCGGCATCAAAGCCATTGACCAAATTACCTATGCAAATTCAAAAAATATTGATTTTATAATTTGTGATCATCACCGGCCCGGTGAGGATTTACCTGATGCTTATGCGGTATTAGATCCCAAAAGAGATGATTGCAATTATCCTTTTGATGAACTATCTGGCTGCGGGATAGGATTCAAACTCCTGCAGGCATATTGTATCAGCAATAATATTCCACTTGAAGAATTGTATATACATTTAGACCTGGCAGCCATCAGTGTGGCGGCTGATATCGTGCCGATCAACGATGAAAACAGGATATTCGTTTTTCATGGCCTGAATGTGATCAATAAAAATCCAAGGCCAGGCATAAAGGCATTGCTGGAAATTGCAAGACATAAAAATAACCTGGAAGTAGAAAATATTGTTTTCGTTATTGCCCCGCGCATTAATGCAGCAGGCAGGATAGAGCATGCAAAAAAAGCGGTACATTTATTACTTGCTGAAAATGAAAAAGAAGCACAAGACTTTGCTGAACAGTTACACCATAAAAATGAAGTAAGAAAAGACTTTGATAAAAGCATTACCCGTGACGCTCTTGATATGCTCGAAAATGATGAGTTAAGAAATGCGAAATCAACGGTTTTGTTTAAAGAAGACTGGCACCAGGGCGTAATTGGTATTGTTGCATCCCGTTGTATAGAAAAATATTATAGGCCAACCATTATCCTGACAAAATCCAATGGCCATGCAACCGGCTCTGCCCGTTCAGTATTTGGTTTTGATATCTGTGACGCCATTACCCAATGCAGCGAGCTGCTGGAAAAATTTGGCGGGCACAAGTACGCTGCCGGGTTATCACTCCCGGTAGAAAATATTCCTGCCTTCCAGGAGAAATTTGAGCAGGTTGTTTCTAATAGTATTACAGATGAGCTGCTC
The Cytophagales bacterium DNA segment above includes these coding regions:
- a CDS encoding capsular biosynthesis protein → MHSHILPGLDDGSGNPDESIEMIKVLIGLGFKKLITTPHIMGDYYKNTPEIILSKLNELKEIIKERKIDIVLEKAAEYYLDEWFIQKLKNEEKLLTFGDNYLLFETSYLNEPVMLNEAIFLMRSAGYKPIIGHPERYTYLYSDFQKYKNLYEQEVLFQLNTISLSGYYSKMAKKIAHKLIDNNMIRFVGSDLHSTKQAALLKNAMKTKYYRKVLGLDLMNNRL
- the recJ gene encoding single-stranded-DNA-specific exonuclease RecJ; amino-acid sequence: MMEKRWLYKPSPDADIVSELSKAININETLATILVQRNIETYDQAKDFFRPALNKLHDPFLMKDMDKAVARMKKAISNNEKILIYGDYDVDGTTSVALVYGFLRNKYENLDFYIPDRYVEGYGISLKGIDYAAENNFSLIICLDCGIKAIDQITYANSKNIDFIICDHHRPGEDLPDAYAVLDPKRDDCNYPFDELSGCGIGFKLLQAYCISNNIPLEELYIHLDLAAISVAADIVPINDENRIFVFHGLNVINKNPRPGIKALLEIARHKNNLEVENIVFVIAPRINAAGRIEHAKKAVHLLLAENEKEAQDFAEQLHHKNEVRKDFDKSITRDALDMLENDELRNAKSTVLFKEDWHQGVIGIVASRCIEKYYRPTIILTKSNGHATGSARSVFGFDICDAITQCSELLEKFGGHKYAAGLSLPVENIPAFQEKFEQVVSNSITDELLIPKIDVDLKIELKQIDYRFYNLLKQIGPFGPENMQPLFVSESVLDDGYPRIVGEEHLKIRVKKDNSSFIDAIGFRLASHLEKIKKGIPFNIAYTIEENEYQGMKFLQLNLKDIKYEQ